The following are encoded in a window of Candidatus Methylomirabilota bacterium genomic DNA:
- a CDS encoding DUF5752 family protein, producing the protein MTTPFVFVGCVELREILGQRAEDAKELADLLAQVPGGSVYYHTHGFFLRHRVFASAYTNDFATWVAGELKEPVLGEKLAMVDPFEFQDLEALREELVSVIDHHLSHQRTVPRIDRSQPFDFLQSHVVELPVGIAAGTLLEFREALAQVDASAIYYHVFEARVRQGRYENDFSQWLRRDLSLTDLAERVRRINPYVGSLERVRSRLLMLVDEVLEQEGSAP; encoded by the coding sequence GTGACGACGCCCTTCGTCTTCGTCGGCTGCGTCGAGTTGCGCGAGATCCTGGGCCAGCGGGCCGAGGATGCGAAGGAGCTGGCCGATCTCCTGGCCCAGGTCCCGGGCGGGTCCGTCTACTACCACACCCACGGCTTCTTTCTCCGGCACCGCGTCTTCGCCAGCGCCTACACCAACGACTTCGCGACGTGGGTCGCGGGAGAGCTGAAGGAGCCGGTCCTCGGCGAAAAGCTGGCGATGGTCGATCCGTTCGAATTCCAGGATCTGGAGGCGCTCCGGGAGGAGCTGGTGTCGGTGATCGACCACCACCTGTCGCATCAGCGGACGGTGCCCCGGATCGACCGGAGTCAGCCCTTCGACTTCCTGCAGAGTCACGTGGTGGAGTTGCCGGTCGGCATCGCGGCCGGGACGCTGCTCGAGTTCCGCGAGGCCCTGGCTCAGGTGGACGCGAGCGCGATCTATTACCATGTCTTCGAGGCGCGCGTGCGGCAGGGGCGGTACGAGAACGACTTCTCCCAGTGGCTCCGCCGAGACCTCTCACTCACCGACCTCGCCGAGCGCGTGCGACGCATCAATCCCTATGTGGGAAGCCTCGAGCGGGTCCGCTCGCGGCTGCTCATGCTGGTGGACGAGGTGCTCGAGCAGGAGGGCAGCGCCCCGTGA